The window TTGAAGCGTTCTTGCAGCTTTAATTGCAGCAACACCATCCGTATCACTGCAGGCAAAAATACCATCAATTGTTTCACTCATTTGTAACGCTTTCAACACAATATCGTATGTTTTTTTGTAATTAAAAAAAGATGGAATTACCTTTACCGTAATGTGTTCGAATTGATTTGAATAACTTAAAAAACCAGCAATACGTTCAAGTGATGAGTTTATATTTTCTGGCCCGCCTAAAATTAAAATATTTTGGCAACCTTTTGAAATCAATGTTTCCGCAGCTAATTTCCCCCCAACATCATTATCAGTTGTAACAATGGGAAATGGAATATTTTGTACACGGTCTAATCCCACAATCGGAATATTCAATTTTTCATATTCAGAGCTTTCCAATAAATTCGTCGTAATAATAAGCCCTGCGACATATTTTTGGAGCAATTTTTCAACATAAGCTCTTTCCTTTTTCGCATCATTATCAGTATTGCATAAGATGACCGTATATCCTTTTTCAATACAAACATCCTCTATTGCTCTTGCTAATTCAGGGAAAAAGGGGTTTGTAATATCTGGTAATATAAGTCCGATTGTATTGTCTTGTTTTGTCGATAAGGAGCGTGCAATTAAATTCGGTTTATAATCCAGCTGATTAATTGCATCTTTTATTTTTTGCTTGGATTTTTCGCTAACATAGCCTTTATCGTTTATATACCGCGATACAGTTGCGACAGAAACCCCTGCTAAATTTGCAACATCTTTTATATTTGACATTTTTTCTCCCTTCTTAAAAAATTCTTTCTCACATGTAATCGGTTACATAAATTTTGCAACTTTTCCCTTTCCATGTCAACGAATATTTTCATTCTTCTTACATATTAATCAATTTAGTTTATTGGTAATATTCAAAAATATTGACCAAATTAAAAAAAATCTTTTTTCAAAATAGCCGATGACTCATTCCTTCAAATAATTTTCAAATAACTGTTAAACGATTATAAGAATAAAATGTAGATTTGCTTGCAATTCATTCAAAATGCAGAAAAAAAACGCCCATTTCGCTTACATGCAAAATGGACGTTGTATATGTTGTCTGTCTTTATTATTTTAACTTTTTAAATTTAAAATTTTCCACGGAATCTTTTTCTTCTCGATAAAAGATTTCTTCAAAAATCACCGTTAATAGGAACGCGTTTAAGAAAGGAATGACAAAATACAGGGGCATTCCTCCTAAATCATACTGCATGAGAGAGCGCGCAAACACTTCCACAAACCCGATTTGCGTGAAGTAAAAAATCATCCCAATCCCAACTTGCCAAATAGGTCGTTTGTCTTTACGCTTTTCGAACCATAGTACTTTTTTAAACGAATTTCGAACATCTTCTGCAATGATAAAGCCAGCAAATAATATAACAATAAATAGGACAGGTATATGAAAAATAGACGCATTGATCCAAGTGAAGCTCGTGCCCTGGAATAATGCTGTTACGGAAGTTGCAATAATGAACGCTAGCAATGTATTTTGAATCCATTTACTCAAATGCACTCACTCCTTTTTCTAGTTTCATAAACTATTATAACAAAAAAAATATTATTTTAAAGTAATATACTTTCACTCTACTAAATGAATGCTGTATTAGAATAGGAATTTCCGTACACATATAAGAAAAAACACCATTAAATGACGTTTAAAAACGTCATTTAATGGTGTTTCGATTTCATTTTAAAGACCCAGATAATAATCTCGCATATGGTGAGTCGGATGGAATGATAATCATCGTTTCCTCATTAATTGTTTTCTTATACGACTCTAACGTGCGGAATAAGCTATAAAACTCAGGGTCCTTAGAATAAGCATTGTTATAAATTTGTGCCGCTTGTGATTCACCTTCAGCCTGAATAAGTGCTGCTTCTTTTTTCGCTGTTGCCAACATCACTTGCACTTCTTGATCCGTGATCGCTTCCTTACGACGTTTTTCCGCGTCCCCCTCAGATAAATACTTTTGGGCGATCGATTGACGCTCAGAAACCATACGCGTATATACAGACTGCTCGTTTTCTGCTGGTAAATCCGTTCGACGAATACGCACATCCAACACTTCAATCCCAAAATTTGCATCCGCAATCAATTCATTCACACGCTCTGTCACTCGGTCATTAATATTCCCGCGATCTGATTTATTTTCGTTTATAATATCATCATAATCCGTTTGACCAAATTCAGTACGTAATGCAGAATAAATAAATTCCTCCATACGGTTTTCTGCATTTAACAGTTGACCTGCATTGGAAATCAATGCCTTTGGATCCGTCACACGCCAAACCGTATAATTATCAATAATAATACGTTTTTTATCTTTCGTACTAATTTCTTCTTCTGTCATATCATGTGTCATTAAGTTCCGAGGTAATGTTGTCACACTTTGAATGAATGGAATTTTCATATGAAGCCCAGGTTCTTTTTCATATTTCATGACTTCCCCAAACTGACGAACAACTTTAAATTCATTTTCTTTTACAACATATAAATTCGCTAATACAGTGA is drawn from Solibacillus sp. R5-41 and contains these coding sequences:
- a CDS encoding LacI family DNA-binding transcriptional regulator produces the protein MSNIKDVANLAGVSVATVSRYINDKGYVSEKSKQKIKDAINQLDYKPNLIARSLSTKQDNTIGLILPDITNPFFPELARAIEDVCIEKGYTVILCNTDNDAKKERAYVEKLLQKYVAGLIITTNLLESSEYEKLNIPIVGLDRVQNIPFPIVTTDNDVGGKLAAETLISKGCQNILILGGPENINSSLERIAGFLSYSNQFEHITVKVIPSFFNYKKTYDIVLKALQMSETIDGIFACSDTDGVAAIKAARTLQYEIPNNLQVVGFDGVSLGEVTSPSLTTIAQNIYEMGELAAEKLIMQIEGKENIIEHIKIAPQLILRESTRKENKDDYGNR
- the hflC gene encoding protease modulator HflC → MSNNKNNFDGDLEKFVKKLFGNNKSSKAVKDVTPDEQKESNNSSGPTPIKKNKKPVNVRQWLASTIVVTVVFAALVTVLANLYVVKENEFKVVRQFGEVMKYEKEPGLHMKIPFIQSVTTLPRNLMTHDMTEEEISTKDKKRIIIDNYTVWRVTDPKALISNAGQLLNAENRMEEFIYSALRTEFGQTDYDDIINENKSDRGNINDRVTERVNELIADANFGIEVLDVRIRRTDLPAENEQSVYTRMVSERQSIAQKYLSEGDAEKRRKEAITDQEVQVMLATAKKEAALIQAEGESQAAQIYNNAYSKDPEFYSLFRTLESYKKTINEETMIIIPSDSPYARLLSGSLK
- a CDS encoding DNA polymerase I, with amino-acid sequence MHLSKWIQNTLLAFIIATSVTALFQGTSFTWINASIFHIPVLFIVILFAGFIIAEDVRNSFKKVLWFEKRKDKRPIWQVGIGMIFYFTQIGFVEVFARSLMQYDLGGMPLYFVIPFLNAFLLTVIFEEIFYREEKDSVENFKFKKLK